From one Triticum aestivum cultivar Chinese Spring chromosome 4B, IWGSC CS RefSeq v2.1, whole genome shotgun sequence genomic stretch:
- the LOC123093136 gene encoding 18S rRNA aminocarboxypropyltransferase, which yields MGYHRHRRGRGSSSSSSSSSSRRTKQEASCDDAPGTSLPRQEDNAEEESNSPKIQLAMWDFGQCDAKRCTGRKLSRFGLLKELRVTNGFGGVVLSPVGTHCVSKEDHPIVQRKGLAVVDCSWARLDDVPFVKLRCGAPRLLPWLVAANPVNYGRPCQLSCVEALSAALIICGEEETGEQLLAKFKWGHSFLSLNRDLLKAYSKCENGTEIINVQNSWLSSASSVSKSPVNVADKPHRSTEEEGSDSESDDGLPPLEENMNHLDLSEEEESEEESETESEGITDAK from the exons ATGGGGTACCACCGGCATAGACGCGGGCGTGgatcctcgtcgtcctcctcctcctcctcctcgcgccgcaCCAAGCAAGAAGCCTCGTG CGATGATGCTCCTGGGACATCACTTCCAAGGCAGGAAG ACAACGCCGAAGAGGAATCTAATAGCCCAAAAATTCAGCTTGCAATGTGG GACTTTGGGCAATGCGATGCTAAAAGATGCACTGGTCGTAAGCTTTCAAGATTTGGGCTGTTAAAG GAGTTGCGAGTTACTAATGGTTTTGGTGGTGTTGTTCTCAG CCCTGTTGGGACACATTGTGTGTCCAAGGAAGATCATCCTATCGTGCAACGAAAAGGATTGGCTGTGGTTGATTGTTCTTGGGCACGTTTAGATGATGTCCCTTTTGTGAAACTACGTTGTGGTGCTCCTCGTCTCT TGCCATGGTTGGTAGCAGCAAACCCTGTGAATTATGGCCGGCCATGTCAGCTTTCCTGTGTGGAAGCTTTGTCAGCAGCCCTCATAATATG TGGGGAGGAAGAGACAGGAGAACAGCTGCTTGCGAAATTCAAGTGGGGTCACTCGTTCTTATCACTTAACAG GGATCTGCTGAAAGCATACTCCAAGTGTGAAAATGGCACGGAGATAATCAACGTGCAGAACTCCTGGCTGTCAAGCGCATCGAGTGTTTCAAAGTCACCTGTAAACG TGGCAGACAAACCACACCGAAGCACAGAGGAGGAAGGATCAGATTCTGAATCTGACGACGGCTTGCCCCCTCTGGAAGAGAACATGAACCACTTGGACCTTAGCGAGGAGGAAGAAAGCGAAGAGGAAAGTGAAACTGAAAGCGAAGGGATTACCGACGCAAAATGA